One genomic window of Candidatus Neomarinimicrobiota bacterium includes the following:
- the coxB gene encoding cytochrome c oxidase subunit II: MNVNYNPASVFNQDVDFTFYLIFMISILCLVGITGFMIFSVIKYSRKNNPTPSNLEGHTGLEIVWTIIPTILVMFIFYFGMQGFLKMRNVPEDAMEIKVDAGMWWWKFTYPNGLEQNTAQGLTVPADTPIYLPLHSVDVIHSFYIPAFRVKMDVVPKAAGAKDNYTWFEASQIGDFDLFCAEYCGLNHAQMITKVHVLTKPDYQAWLDEQSAGFIKQQAENPGLALITSKACFACHSSDGTKLIGPSFKGLYGKTEVVVTNGEEREITVDDAYLKTSIMDPSKDIVKGYQPLMPPLPLTADEVQAIIDHIKTLSE; the protein is encoded by the coding sequence ATGAATGTAAACTATAATCCAGCCTCAGTTTTTAATCAGGATGTAGACTTTACCTTCTATCTCATTTTTATGATATCCATTCTCTGTTTGGTGGGTATTACCGGCTTTATGATATTCAGTGTCATTAAATACAGCCGTAAAAACAATCCCACACCTTCAAATCTTGAAGGGCATACAGGCCTTGAGATTGTCTGGACCATCATCCCAACGATATTGGTGATGTTTATTTTTTATTTCGGCATGCAGGGTTTTCTCAAAATGAGAAATGTACCTGAAGACGCCATGGAAATAAAGGTAGACGCCGGCATGTGGTGGTGGAAGTTTACCTACCCCAACGGTCTGGAGCAAAACACAGCCCAGGGTCTTACGGTTCCTGCTGATACGCCAATTTACTTGCCGCTACACTCTGTTGATGTGATCCACTCCTTTTACATCCCGGCCTTTCGAGTGAAAATGGATGTGGTTCCCAAAGCCGCCGGGGCAAAGGACAATTACACCTGGTTTGAAGCCAGCCAGATTGGTGATTTTGATCTGTTCTGCGCTGAATATTGCGGTTTAAACCACGCCCAGATGATTACCAAGGTCCATGTACTTACCAAACCTGATTATCAGGCCTGGCTTGATGAACAATCCGCAGGTTTTATAAAACAGCAGGCCGAAAACCCGGGCCTGGCTTTGATTACATCTAAAGCTTGCTTTGCCTGTCACAGCAGCGACGGCACAAAATTGATAGGACCTTCGTTTAAAGGGCTATACGGTAAGACGGAAGTGGTCGTCACAAATGGCGAAGAACGGGAAATCACTGTGGATGATGCCTATTTGAAGACCTCAATTATGGATCCATCAAAAGATATTGTGAAGGGCTATCAACCCCTCATGCCGCCCTTACCCTTGACAGCCGATGAAGTTCAGGCGATTATTGACCACATAAAGACGTTGTCTGAATAG
- the cyoE gene encoding protoheme IX farnesyltransferase, producing the protein MFKAYIQLFRLKPIPMIMLMVVFAHLYALNETGLPFQWTSLIILVLTTGMANGATFALNQYYERHGDAKMTRTQGRPIPSGQISPRTALIAGLVFFALGLALQYVLINPTTALATFLCGGLYVWTYTPLKSRSTMSTLVGSLPGALLPFIGWYSVTQGVDLMILWMSLMIFLWQIPHTFVICFRYKDQYLAAGGKQLPFVAGEDASFRQSLWYTLINIPLIFVPFVFKVSGPIYLMIATAITMGAIVMVTRFYSNRQLATAKQFFRYMLIYLPVLFVSMAANRMDF; encoded by the coding sequence ATGTTTAAAGCCTATATTCAACTCTTTCGCCTCAAACCCATTCCCATGATTATGCTCATGGTGGTTTTTGCGCATTTGTATGCCTTAAATGAAACGGGCCTGCCATTTCAGTGGACGTCCCTCATCATTCTGGTTCTCACTACGGGCATGGCCAATGGAGCCACCTTTGCCCTCAATCAATACTATGAGCGTCATGGTGATGCAAAAATGACACGGACCCAGGGTCGGCCTATTCCCTCTGGTCAAATATCCCCCCGGACCGCTCTTATAGCAGGCCTGGTCTTCTTCGCCCTGGGATTAGCGCTACAATATGTATTGATTAATCCCACGACAGCACTGGCTACATTTCTGTGCGGCGGACTTTATGTCTGGACCTACACACCTCTGAAATCGCGCTCAACCATGAGCACTCTGGTTGGATCTTTGCCAGGCGCCCTGCTTCCCTTTATCGGATGGTATTCTGTGACCCAGGGTGTTGACCTGATGATTCTGTGGATGTCCCTCATGATTTTTCTGTGGCAGATCCCTCATACCTTTGTGATTTGCTTCCGCTATAAGGATCAATATCTGGCAGCTGGTGGTAAACAATTGCCTTTTGTAGCAGGAGAAGATGCCTCTTTCCGTCAAAGCCTTTGGTATACCCTGATCAATATCCCCCTGATTTTTGTACCATTTGTCTTTAAGGTTTCCGGACCGATCTATTTGATGATTGCCACCGCCATTACCATGGGAGCCATAGTAATGGTCACCCGATTTTATAGCAATCGTCAGCTAGCCACCGCCAAGCAGTTTTTCCGATACATGTTGATTTATCTGCCCGTATTGTTTGTGAGCATGGCTGCAAACCGTATGGATTTCTGA
- a CDS encoding GNAT family N-acetyltransferase has translation MQHSESGFLKEMLYESLFVPEGKKPYPRSVLELPALAKYYLNWGSIPHDLAMVAENDGQLTGAVWGRAHQPPHEGYGFVGTDIPEIGIAVFPAFRDQGVGTDLINSISNHYQKWGLLSISLSVDRKNPAKSLYERLGFLVVKENEHDFIMQKILNP, from the coding sequence ATGCAGCACTCTGAATCGGGCTTTCTGAAAGAAATGCTCTATGAATCTCTTTTTGTTCCAGAGGGTAAGAAACCATATCCACGCTCTGTTCTGGAGCTTCCGGCTCTCGCCAAATATTATCTGAACTGGGGGTCAATTCCCCATGATCTGGCTATGGTTGCTGAAAATGATGGGCAATTGACGGGTGCTGTCTGGGGCAGAGCTCACCAGCCGCCCCATGAGGGTTATGGCTTTGTTGGTACTGATATCCCTGAGATTGGAATTGCGGTTTTTCCAGCATTTCGAGATCAAGGAGTCGGGACTGACCTTATCAACTCGATATCAAATCATTATCAGAAATGGGGGCTTCTGTCTATCTCTTTGAGTGTAGATCGCAAGAATCCAGCAAAATCTCTATATGAACGGTTGGGTTTTCTTGTTGTAAAAGAAAATGAGCATGATTTCATCATGCAAAAGATACTCAATCCCTAG
- a CDS encoding response regulator — protein sequence MKIRTLIIEDNENNMYLISFLLQNNDHEVHQAYDGHKGVELAKTVKPDLILLDIQLPKMNGYEVAREIRKDESLSQVPIVAITSYAMPGDQEKALAAGCTGYIKKPINPDTFLKEVEGYLDKK from the coding sequence ATGAAGATTAGAACGCTTATTATTGAAGACAATGAAAACAACATGTACCTGATTTCATTTTTACTTCAAAATAATGATCATGAAGTTCATCAGGCTTATGATGGTCACAAGGGTGTTGAGCTGGCGAAAACCGTGAAGCCCGATCTAATCTTACTGGATATCCAGCTTCCAAAAATGAACGGTTATGAAGTTGCCCGTGAAATTCGCAAGGATGAATCGTTAAGCCAGGTTCCAATCGTTGCCATCACCTCATACGCCATGCCTGGTGATCAGGAAAAAGCCCTGGCCGCGGGGTGTACCGGGTATATAAAAAAACCCATCAACCCCGACACATTCCTGAAGGAAGTCGAAGGCTATTTAGATAAAAAGTAG
- a CDS encoding HAMP domain-containing protein: MIKFQDLSIKLKLISIQLFTTLFILVFFVGIYLFSQYHQYETRAFSRMSTLAEILGSNSISALLFFDNEAATEVLESLETQTDVLNAVVNDHNGDIFARFDRIGNSDYTFGVMTSEIETAGDGHFILTKRILFDDLKVGWIALRLDASNRTAELLEAVWQSFLLFIAGIILAGLLSIRMQRPISDSIGMLAETAKQIKESGDYTIKVKLSSRDEIGMLVGSFNDMLEKIHNHEQHLEQLVAERTVELEAAKTKAEESDHLKSAFLASMSHELRTPLNSIIGFTGILLQGMAGPLSDEQSKQLSMVKGSASHLLELINDILDISKIESGRVQVYDEAFKIDLLLVMAVSSLRPFAEKKGLRLRHNIESGLPKLYTDKRRLEQVLINLINNAIKFTETGEIIVNCYHKEDKLIIDVIDTGIGIGEKDLETIFETFRQIDTGLDRVKEGSGLGLAISKKLIELLSGTISVASEPGVGSTFSIVLPFQTEKSSDED, translated from the coding sequence GTGATTAAATTTCAAGATCTGTCAATCAAACTGAAGCTGATCTCTATTCAACTCTTTACCACCCTGTTTATTCTGGTCTTCTTTGTGGGTATCTATCTGTTTAGCCAGTATCACCAATATGAAACCCGGGCTTTTTCACGCATGTCAACCCTGGCAGAGATTTTAGGGTCAAACAGTATTTCCGCATTGCTCTTCTTTGATAATGAGGCAGCAACAGAGGTGCTGGAATCCCTGGAGACCCAGACAGATGTTCTTAATGCTGTGGTGAATGACCACAACGGTGATATTTTCGCCCGTTTTGATCGAATCGGTAATTCGGACTATACGTTCGGGGTCATGACTTCTGAGATAGAAACAGCCGGAGATGGCCATTTTATTCTTACCAAAAGAATCCTTTTTGATGATCTCAAGGTAGGCTGGATAGCCTTAAGATTAGATGCTAGCAATCGAACCGCGGAGCTTCTTGAGGCCGTCTGGCAATCCTTTCTTCTTTTTATTGCTGGTATCATTCTGGCTGGCCTGCTCTCTATTCGCATGCAAAGACCCATCTCGGATTCCATTGGCATGTTGGCCGAGACGGCCAAGCAGATAAAAGAATCTGGTGATTATACTATTAAAGTTAAATTGAGTTCTCGAGATGAAATTGGTATGCTCGTGGGCAGTTTTAACGACATGCTCGAAAAAATACACAATCATGAGCAACATCTAGAACAGCTGGTTGCTGAGAGAACCGTTGAATTGGAGGCTGCCAAAACAAAAGCAGAAGAGTCTGACCACCTGAAGTCGGCATTCTTAGCCTCAATGTCCCATGAGCTGAGAACCCCATTAAACTCTATAATCGGATTTACTGGTATCCTCTTGCAGGGCATGGCGGGTCCCCTGTCAGATGAACAATCCAAACAGCTCAGTATGGTGAAGGGAAGTGCTTCACACCTATTAGAATTGATTAATGATATCCTGGATATTTCAAAAATCGAATCCGGTCGTGTACAGGTTTATGATGAAGCCTTTAAAATTGATTTATTGCTGGTTATGGCGGTTAGCTCACTGCGACCCTTTGCTGAGAAAAAGGGTTTACGTTTAAGGCATAATATCGAGTCAGGTCTTCCAAAATTGTACACAGACAAGAGGCGCCTGGAACAGGTCTTGATTAACCTGATCAACAACGCCATCAAATTTACCGAAACCGGTGAAATAATTGTTAACTGTTACCACAAGGAAGACAAGTTAATTATCGATGTTATTGATACGGGAATTGGTATTGGCGAGAAGGACCTGGAAACCATTTTTGAAACCTTCCGGCAGATCGACACAGGGCTGGACCGTGTGAAAGAAGGCTCTGGTCTGGGGCTGGCTATCAGTAAAAAATTGATTGAGTTGTTAAGTGGCACCATAAGCGTTGCAAGTGAACCCGGCGTTGGCAGTACTTTTTCAATTGTCTTGCCATTCCAAACGGAGAAATCATCAGATGAAGATTAG
- a CDS encoding YfiR family protein, producing the protein MNPDTRMKAVFLINFTKYISWTTLDTVKNFRIGVYGLDDILLPLKQLAKERASDGQEIAIKRVETVEEIEVCDILFVPVDQTEAFHKLRPDIPPQNILLVGESLGFATSDGAINFIKREGKIKLEINRKALHAANLKASSHLLKLAILVGEEEAPFRD; encoded by the coding sequence GTGAATCCTGATACACGGATGAAAGCTGTTTTCTTAATAAACTTTACCAAGTACATAAGCTGGACAACCCTGGATACAGTGAAAAACTTTCGCATTGGCGTCTACGGCCTGGACGATATTCTGCTTCCCCTGAAACAGTTGGCAAAAGAGCGGGCTTCAGATGGTCAGGAAATTGCGATTAAACGTGTAGAAACCGTTGAGGAAATTGAGGTTTGTGACATCCTGTTTGTTCCTGTTGATCAGACCGAGGCGTTTCATAAGCTTCGTCCAGATATTCCACCCCAAAACATTCTCCTGGTCGGGGAATCCCTTGGGTTTGCCACCAGCGATGGCGCTATTAATTTTATTAAGCGAGAAGGTAAAATAAAGCTGGAAATCAATCGCAAAGCACTCCATGCAGCAAACCTCAAAGCCAGTTCACATCTTTTGAAGTTGGCAATATTGGTCGGTGAAGAGGAAGCCCCTTTCCGTGATTAA
- a CDS encoding NUDIX domain-containing protein produces the protein MEITRHFTATTFIVHQGKTLLHLHRSLKMWLPPGGHIDRDELPHVAAVREVKEETGLDVELIHTAPTIHSENAREIPGPRHLLLENINPFHQHIDMIYFARAKSFDVTPDAGESIELRWFDEEQLDGGEIENDIRLLGKEAIGLLSSTGD, from the coding sequence ATGGAAATCACGCGTCACTTTACAGCCACCACATTTATTGTTCATCAAGGAAAGACCCTGCTCCACCTGCATAGAAGCCTGAAAATGTGGCTGCCCCCCGGTGGGCATATAGACAGAGATGAGCTCCCCCATGTCGCAGCGGTGAGAGAGGTAAAAGAAGAAACGGGTCTCGATGTGGAGCTCATCCACACTGCACCGACCATTCATTCAGAAAATGCCCGGGAAATTCCAGGACCAAGACATCTGCTCCTGGAAAACATCAACCCCTTTCACCAGCACATAGATATGATTTATTTTGCCAGAGCAAAATCCTTCGATGTGACTCCAGATGCAGGAGAATCCATTGAATTGAGATGGTTTGATGAAGAGCAGCTTGATGGGGGTGAGATTGAAAATGATATTCGCCTACTTGGAAAAGAAGCCATTGGCCTACTCTCAAGTACTGGTGATTGA
- a CDS encoding MFS transporter has protein sequence MNQDNTQHNFRAFVWHAAWLGFTITFTEVNTVLPGLVVEVGGSQIHVGILTAIMVGAPMLTQLLFAGFLTPKPRKKAFLLLGIYLRVGALLGVAWTLSRLTGFSPGHLIFLVYAWMLVFTTSGSFAGVSYTDILGKSIAGDQRKRFFVLRQFLSSIGVLISAIIARELLKRFAYPMNYEILFIAAAGCLFLASLGFIVLREKAVVSRYESSSIREIFRFIPGYLREDANLRNFILVNNLTGFATTLTPFYVVLARDTYSLTADDIGNFLLIGISGMVLSNFLWSQIVKKYSFKGVMLVWIIIGASLPALALMLSLWAPYALYQAIFFLSGVGISAQRISQGGVLIEISENDNRALYSGINGAFNLTIALFPLISGFVIVWLGYAPVFLLGSIAMISALFFVRRLNCDTSKA, from the coding sequence ATGAACCAAGACAACACCCAGCACAATTTCAGAGCCTTTGTCTGGCATGCAGCCTGGTTAGGCTTTACCATTACCTTTACAGAGGTGAATACTGTTCTTCCGGGTCTGGTTGTTGAGGTCGGCGGTAGCCAGATCCATGTTGGTATTCTAACAGCCATCATGGTTGGTGCTCCCATGTTGACCCAACTCCTTTTTGCCGGATTCCTCACACCCAAGCCCCGAAAAAAAGCCTTTTTGCTGCTGGGTATCTATTTGAGGGTTGGGGCTCTTCTTGGCGTTGCCTGGACACTTTCTCGATTAACAGGCTTTAGTCCAGGGCACTTAATTTTTCTGGTTTATGCGTGGATGTTGGTGTTTACAACAAGCGGATCCTTCGCCGGAGTATCGTATACTGACATTCTGGGGAAGAGTATTGCTGGAGATCAGCGCAAAAGGTTTTTTGTTCTACGCCAGTTTCTATCAAGCATCGGCGTCCTGATATCAGCCATCATTGCCAGGGAATTACTCAAAAGATTTGCTTATCCCATGAACTATGAAATCCTTTTTATCGCCGCGGCAGGATGTCTGTTTCTTGCCTCTCTGGGGTTTATTGTTCTGCGGGAAAAGGCTGTTGTCAGTCGCTATGAGAGCAGTTCAATTCGCGAAATATTCAGATTTATCCCAGGTTACCTCCGAGAAGATGCCAACCTGAGAAACTTTATTCTGGTCAACAACCTCACCGGTTTCGCTACCACACTGACCCCCTTTTATGTGGTCCTGGCCAGGGACACATATTCATTGACTGCAGACGATATTGGAAATTTCTTACTTATCGGCATCAGTGGTATGGTGTTATCCAATTTTTTATGGTCTCAGATTGTAAAAAAATATTCTTTTAAAGGGGTTATGCTAGTGTGGATAATTATTGGAGCCAGCCTGCCCGCATTGGCGCTAATGCTTTCACTCTGGGCGCCATATGCGCTCTATCAAGCCATCTTCTTTCTTAGTGGTGTGGGCATTTCAGCCCAGCGCATTTCCCAGGGGGGTGTGCTCATAGAAATCTCGGAAAACGATAATCGAGCCCTGTATTCAGGGATCAATGGGGCTTTTAATCTCACCATTGCGCTCTTCCCCCTCATATCAGGATTTGTTATTGTCTGGCTGGGCTATGCTCCGGTCTTTCTCTTGGGATCTATAGCTATGATATCAGCCCTGTTCTTTGTCCGCCGACTAAATTGTGATACTTCAAAGGCATGA
- the recO gene encoding DNA repair protein RecO: MIEKAEAVVLKTLNHGDTSKIITLYSREVGRLKLIAKGVRSPKSKAMGLFQPTRHIQVIYYAKSTSGLQLFKSGELVDGFFGLEEDFDRLTLAQVMVELLDRSVEDEESHPRLFQLLVDSLSRLSNREVASAAAYWFFHTHLLSELGFRPHVGRCSICREALDEGGSLGRGSSQLECVKCHQPGQDSVFVSGSVLQTIQALSDVGWEEVQKTALNSRERRTLWDFLWQFTFHHIESARGMKTLNVLRQLYG, from the coding sequence ATGATCGAAAAAGCGGAAGCCGTTGTCCTGAAAACCCTGAATCATGGGGATACCAGCAAAATTATCACGCTGTATTCGCGAGAAGTAGGACGCTTGAAGCTCATCGCCAAAGGAGTTCGGTCCCCCAAGAGCAAAGCCATGGGTCTTTTTCAACCAACACGTCATATCCAGGTGATCTATTATGCGAAATCGACCTCTGGTCTGCAATTGTTCAAGTCTGGAGAGTTGGTAGATGGTTTTTTTGGTCTGGAGGAAGATTTTGACCGCCTTACATTAGCCCAGGTCATGGTCGAACTGTTGGACCGTTCTGTGGAAGACGAAGAAAGCCACCCCAGGTTATTCCAGCTTCTGGTAGACAGCTTGTCTCGATTAAGTAATCGCGAGGTTGCTTCAGCCGCGGCTTATTGGTTTTTTCATACACACCTGTTGAGCGAGTTGGGTTTTCGACCCCATGTGGGGCGTTGCTCTATCTGTCGAGAAGCTCTTGATGAAGGGGGTTCACTGGGTCGGGGGAGCTCACAACTGGAATGTGTTAAATGTCATCAACCCGGTCAAGATTCGGTTTTTGTAAGTGGATCAGTACTACAAACGATTCAAGCACTTTCGGATGTTGGATGGGAAGAGGTACAAAAAACGGCCCTTAACTCAAGGGAGAGGCGCACCCTGTGGGATTTTCTCTGGCAGTTTACCTTCCACCACATCGAATCAGCCAGGGGGATGAAAACCCTTAACGTGTTACGCCAACTTTACGGCTAG
- a CDS encoding AI-2E family transporter — protein MRAAQDILIPFLLSLFIAIIVTPLLNWLRSKGIPTGLAILIIVLLIVLAGFLIAILVGSSLTDFSSSLPAYQKGLQSKTDDLLAFFEARGFKIEDETFLEFFNPSAAMRMTSRLLTGLGNLLGDTFLILLVVVFMLLEAATFGAKMEKALVDPNSPGIDRSSLFLDNIKRYMVIKTWTSLGTGIIATIWLSIWGVNYAILWGLLTFLFNYIPNIGSIIAAVPPVLLALLLSGPLTAIAVALGYLTINMGIGSFLEPRLMGKGLGLSTLIVFLSLLFWGWVLGPVGMILSVPLTMSMKIALSSFEETQWISTLLGSGSSAKKS, from the coding sequence ATGCGCGCAGCTCAGGATATCCTCATTCCCTTTCTTTTGTCCCTCTTTATCGCCATTATTGTTACCCCCCTGCTCAACTGGCTGAGAAGTAAGGGGATACCAACGGGGTTGGCCATCCTCATCATCGTTTTGCTAATTGTTTTAGCAGGCTTTCTCATTGCCATCCTGGTGGGGTCCTCACTTACTGATTTTTCAAGTTCTCTGCCAGCATACCAAAAAGGGCTTCAGTCCAAAACAGATGATCTGTTGGCATTTTTTGAAGCCCGGGGCTTCAAGATCGAAGACGAGACCTTCCTGGAGTTCTTTAATCCAAGCGCTGCCATGCGAATGACTTCGCGACTCCTTACGGGCCTGGGCAATCTTCTGGGTGACACCTTCTTGATCTTGCTGGTGGTGGTGTTCATGTTGCTGGAGGCTGCAACATTTGGGGCCAAAATGGAAAAAGCACTGGTGGACCCGAACTCACCTGGGATCGATCGATCCAGCCTCTTTCTAGACAATATTAAGCGCTATATGGTCATTAAAACCTGGACCAGCCTGGGGACCGGTATCATCGCCACAATCTGGCTTAGTATCTGGGGTGTAAACTACGCCATTCTCTGGGGGCTGTTAACGTTCCTCTTTAACTATATCCCCAATATTGGATCTATCATAGCGGCCGTTCCGCCCGTACTCCTGGCACTCCTGCTGAGTGGACCGTTGACTGCTATCGCCGTTGCCCTTGGCTACCTCACCATTAATATGGGCATCGGTAGCTTTCTGGAACCGCGTCTTATGGGAAAAGGTCTTGGCCTCTCTACCCTGATCGTGTTTTTATCTCTGCTATTCTGGGGGTGGGTCCTGGGTCCAGTCGGAATGATCCTGTCAGTCCCCCTGACCATGAGCATGAAGATCGCCCTTTCCAGTTTTGAAGAGACCCAATGGATCTCGACCCTCCTGGGTAGCGGTTCAAGCGCTAAAAAAAGCTAA
- a CDS encoding ABC transporter permease, producing MLQYILNRFAQLVPVILGIILLTFILMYIVPGDPVLSMVGERYEEETLERLREQFHLNDPLWKQFGHYLWGLLHGDLGVSFISQKPVTEMIMERFPATMLLASGAMFVSIFLGISVGVLSAIKPHSWLDRTTMGIALLGVSAPVFWVGLLMVIGARAVGWPYLTGYGCLPYLILPAITLGTRSAAFLARVTRANMLEVLSQDYVRTAKAKGLSNFIVVVKHALKNTLIPVITIIGVDFGSYLSGAVLTESIFNWPGIGRLALNAILKRDFPVIQGAVLVTALIFVTANFIVDILYGIIDPRIRLGGKK from the coding sequence ATGCTCCAATACATCCTAAATCGCTTCGCACAACTTGTGCCAGTCATTCTTGGCATCATTCTATTGACATTTATACTAATGTATATAGTCCCTGGCGATCCTGTGCTGTCCATGGTGGGTGAGCGTTATGAAGAGGAAACACTGGAACGCCTGAGAGAGCAATTTCACCTTAACGATCCCCTCTGGAAGCAGTTTGGTCACTATCTCTGGGGTTTGCTACACGGTGATCTCGGTGTTTCCTTTATCTCCCAAAAGCCAGTGACTGAAATGATCATGGAGCGTTTTCCTGCCACCATGCTTCTTGCTTCAGGAGCCATGTTTGTTTCCATTTTTCTTGGAATTTCTGTGGGCGTGCTCTCAGCCATAAAACCACACTCCTGGTTGGATCGAACAACCATGGGGATAGCGCTACTTGGGGTCTCTGCCCCCGTTTTCTGGGTGGGATTACTTATGGTGATTGGTGCCAGGGCTGTGGGGTGGCCCTATCTCACAGGTTATGGGTGTTTGCCCTATCTCATTTTGCCCGCCATTACACTGGGAACCCGTAGTGCAGCATTTCTCGCCCGCGTCACCAGGGCAAATATGCTTGAAGTCCTCTCTCAAGATTATGTTCGAACGGCCAAGGCCAAAGGCCTGTCCAATTTTATCGTCGTCGTTAAGCATGCCCTGAAAAACACACTGATTCCTGTCATCACCATCATTGGTGTGGACTTTGGATCCTATCTGTCTGGAGCTGTTTTAACTGAATCTATTTTTAACTGGCCAGGTATAGGCCGCCTTGCCCTCAATGCCATTTTAAAACGTGATTTCCCTGTCATCCAGGGAGCTGTCCTGGTCACAGCGCTCATTTTTGTCACCGCCAATTTTATTGTGGATATCCTGTATGGCATTATTGATCCGCGCATACGATTGGGGGGTAAGAAATGA
- a CDS encoding ABC transporter permease — MRGSITSETIKQVRKNKVALFGLFLVVMLVFVGVFAPWVAPYDPYNADLDISLHPPSSQHWLGTDEEGRDVLSRIIFGARISLKVGIIASSISLLIGAILGLIAGFFRGWTETIIMRFTDVMFGFPALLFMIGITAAVPRSSIEVAMLAIGLVSWPGMARIMRSQVLTIVEQEYVTAARSLGYSQIRIIMRHVLPNSLAPVIVAFTMSIAGAVMAEASLSFIGLGAQPPEPSWGSMIAFGRMHLRGEWWISVFPGMAIAVMVIGFNLFGEGLRDALDPTMRGRGNQ; from the coding sequence ATGCGCGGTAGTATCACCTCAGAAACCATCAAGCAGGTCCGCAAGAACAAGGTTGCGCTGTTCGGTCTTTTCCTGGTGGTCATGCTGGTTTTTGTCGGTGTCTTCGCCCCCTGGGTGGCACCATATGATCCTTATAACGCCGACTTGGATATCAGCCTGCATCCGCCGTCATCACAACACTGGTTAGGGACTGATGAAGAAGGCCGAGATGTCCTTTCCCGTATAATTTTTGGTGCACGCATTTCCCTGAAAGTCGGTATTATTGCCAGCTCTATTTCGCTATTAATAGGAGCTATCCTGGGCTTGATCGCCGGATTTTTTCGTGGCTGGACCGAAACCATTATCATGCGCTTTACCGATGTCATGTTTGGGTTTCCGGCCCTGCTGTTTATGATCGGAATTACTGCTGCAGTACCACGATCCAGTATTGAAGTAGCCATGCTGGCTATTGGATTGGTGAGTTGGCCGGGGATGGCCAGGATTATGCGCTCCCAAGTACTGACCATCGTCGAGCAGGAATATGTGACTGCAGCTCGATCCCTGGGATATTCACAAATACGGATCATCATGCGCCATGTATTGCCCAACAGTCTGGCCCCGGTGATTGTGGCTTTTACCATGAGTATCGCCGGAGCCGTCATGGCTGAAGCATCTTTATCATTTATTGGTCTGGGAGCTCAACCACCAGAACCCAGCTGGGGCTCCATGATAGCATTTGGAAGAATGCATCTCAGGGGGGAGTGGTGGATCTCCGTTTTTCCTGGTATGGCAATAGCTGTCATGGTCATTGGCTTCAACCTTTTTGGCGAAGGACTCCGAGATGCCCTGGATCCCACCATGCGGGGGCGGGGAAATCAATAA
- a CDS encoding phosphodiester glycosidase family protein translates to MFIGRLLLMGLVVLGMTACTTFMPGTESAEKRLGKSLVDKGVVVYNSDPYDITIVGFTGNFEILYEPETPLTLKQAGEKHEYRYMINGSYFHASREHAGWLSLFGTQHASLLDDKQLSHMAVFDPALGYIDFPSLDLWDTTMTSKATVEFQTGPLVVEANTIDTLSINGAINGKSAHLRTLLAYTEEDDMRYFIIARRIGSLEKMGEHLLSLPLFKGKALWVVNLDGGSSTALYSRDYPELNFNINRPLPILLGLK, encoded by the coding sequence ATGTTTATTGGTAGACTTCTTTTAATGGGATTGGTCGTTTTGGGTATGACGGCTTGTACTACGTTTATGCCAGGAACTGAATCAGCAGAAAAAAGGCTGGGCAAGAGTCTGGTGGACAAAGGGGTGGTTGTCTATAACTCCGACCCATATGACATTACCATTGTGGGGTTTACAGGTAATTTTGAGATTCTTTATGAACCCGAGACACCGCTGACCCTGAAACAGGCTGGCGAGAAACACGAATATCGTTACATGATTAACGGGTCATACTTTCATGCTTCCAGAGAACATGCAGGATGGTTATCCCTTTTCGGAACGCAACACGCTTCTTTGCTGGATGATAAACAGCTTAGCCATATGGCAGTCTTCGACCCCGCTCTGGGGTACATTGACTTCCCCAGTCTTGACCTGTGGGACACCACCATGACCAGCAAGGCCACAGTAGAATTTCAGACCGGACCCCTGGTTGTGGAGGCAAACACAATCGATACGCTTTCCATCAATGGGGCCATCAACGGGAAGAGTGCCCACCTCAGAACCCTCCTGGCATATACAGAGGAAGATGATATGAGGTACTTCATTATTGCCCGCAGGATCGGTTCTCTGGAAAAAATGGGAGAACATCTCTTGTCATTGCCCCTCTTTAAAGGAAAGGCCCTCTGGGTCGTGAACCTTGACGGAGGCTCATCCACAGCTCTCTATTCCCGAGATTATCCAGAATTGAATTTTAATATCAACCGCCCGCTGCCAATTCTGTTGGGTCTTAAGTAA